One Campylobacter massiliensis DNA window includes the following coding sequences:
- a CDS encoding CCA tRNA nucleotidyltransferase yields the protein MSKIGSKICKNKNLKWLRDFLAPHTKRAYIVGGCVRDAMLGKKISDFDVEIYGIDPDKFDALMAQIGACGVGKNYFVYKFKNFDLSLPRTENKTGEGHKAFEVAYTDDERAASLRRDFTVNSMMINIFDGSFLDFYGGERDLKRGILRHIDDEKFAEDSLRVLRAVQFSARLNFRIARGSLRLMKSLSISDLSRERINGELMKFFGAKFQEIGFLYLYKLGLLGKIFGLNLSRAEAEKFAAKLKSAVKFLPKQNGKKDEREFLYLLNGYFGVRNFYALGLPKSFEACVKEPFFSRRPSERELLKIALDKPLKSWLGLNSPSLVKRAKNLGVYEAKFEPAIDTAGILKQGFKGAEIGAEIRRRQDLAIEKFLNEKSSRA from the coding sequence ATGTCGAAAATCGGCTCGAAAATCTGCAAAAATAAAAACCTAAAATGGCTGCGAGATTTTCTAGCACCCCACACTAAGCGCGCGTATATCGTCGGCGGCTGCGTTCGCGATGCGATGCTGGGTAAAAAAATCTCCGACTTTGACGTTGAAATTTACGGTATCGACCCGGATAAATTTGACGCACTGATGGCGCAAATCGGCGCTTGCGGTGTGGGCAAAAATTACTTCGTTTATAAATTTAAAAATTTCGACCTTTCCTTACCGCGAACCGAAAACAAAACGGGTGAAGGACACAAAGCGTTTGAAGTCGCCTATACTGACGACGAGCGCGCGGCGTCTTTGCGCCGAGACTTTACCGTAAACTCGATGATGATAAATATCTTTGACGGCTCGTTTTTGGACTTTTACGGCGGAGAGCGCGACCTAAAACGCGGTATCTTGCGCCATATCGACGATGAAAAATTCGCCGAAGATAGCCTGCGCGTACTACGGGCGGTGCAGTTTAGCGCGCGGCTAAATTTCCGTATCGCGCGAGGTAGTTTGCGGTTGATGAAGAGTCTAAGTATCAGCGACCTTAGCCGAGAGCGCATAAACGGCGAGCTGATGAAGTTTTTCGGCGCTAAATTTCAAGAAATCGGCTTTTTATATCTTTATAAACTAGGTCTTCTTGGTAAAATTTTCGGGCTAAATTTGAGCCGCGCCGAGGCTGAAAAATTTGCCGCAAAGCTAAAAAGCGCGGTCAAATTTCTACCCAAACAAAACGGCAAAAAAGACGAGCGCGAGTTTTTATATCTTTTAAACGGCTACTTCGGCGTTAGAAATTTTTACGCTTTAGGACTGCCGAAAAGCTTTGAAGCCTGCGTCAAAGAGCCGTTTTTTTCGCGTCGTCCGAGTGAGCGCGAACTACTTAAAATCGCGCTAGATAAACCGCTAAAAAGCTGGCTCGGACTAAATTCGCCCAGCCTCGTAAAAAGAGCTAAAAATTTAGGCGTTTATGAAGCTAAATTTGAACCCGCTATCGACACTGCGGGGATTTTAAAACAAGGCTTTAAAGGCGCTGAAATCGGCGCCGAGATAAGGCGCAGGCAGGACTTGGCGATAGAAAAATTTTTAAACGAAAAGTCAAGCCGCGCTTAA
- a CDS encoding CiaD-like domain-containing protein encodes MKLEEIAKMAIDEVAMELKQMNAAQENLDAREAENESNFGGVPASSGDVNLTNAAGLANLVGEISVADETSEFEATLDSAVSSQKTATEFDAVEESALSAAPQKAFEVEVANFTGEEIFLKNLKERILVLFEGLNATGEENLKDRLSLTLKFLEFVLANVENRLENLQK; translated from the coding sequence ATGAAACTGGAAGAAATAGCAAAAATGGCGATAGACGAGGTGGCGATGGAGCTAAAGCAAATGAACGCCGCACAGGAAAACTTGGACGCTCGCGAGGCTGAAAACGAGTCAAATTTTGGGGGCGTTCCCGCGTCAAGCGGCGACGTAAATTTGACCAATGCCGCCGGGCTTGCAAATTTAGTCGGTGAGATAAGCGTAGCGGACGAGACTAGCGAGTTTGAGGCGACTTTGGATAGCGCGGTAAGCTCGCAAAAAACGGCGACGGAATTTGACGCCGTAGAGGAGTCCGCCCTGAGCGCCGCGCCGCAAAAAGCCTTTGAAGTCGAGGTTGCGAATTTTACGGGCGAGGAGATATTTCTAAAAAACCTAAAAGAGCGCATTTTGGTGCTTTTTGAAGGGCTAAACGCGACCGGCGAGGAAAATCTAAAAGACAGGCTCTCGCTCACGCTTAAATTTTTAGAATTCGTGCTGGCAAATGTCGAAAATCGGCTCGAAAATCTGCAAAAATAA
- the leuB gene encoding 3-isopropylmalate dehydrogenase: protein MAKIYNIAVIKGDGIGPEIVDEAIKALDAASAEFGFELSYNFYLMGGAAIDVFGEPLPSETLNGALNSDAVLFGAIGGPKWDGLPRHLRPESGLLKLRKELGAYANLRPAMIFDELVDASTLKPSVLQGVDFIVVRELTGGIYFGQPREKKENSAYNTMTYTSEEIERIAKVGFETAMKRKKRVCMVDKANVLETSQLWREVTSEVAKSYPEVNLEFMYVDNAAMQLVRAPSKFDVILTENLFGDILSDEASMVCGSIGLLPSASIGGKVGIYEPIHGSAPDIAGQSIANPVATILSAAMMLRYSFGENEAAKAIENAVKAALAQGYRTKDIAEFGAKEICSTSEMGGIIASLIKK from the coding sequence ATGGCTAAAATTTATAACATAGCGGTGATAAAGGGCGACGGCATCGGCCCTGAGATAGTGGACGAGGCGATAAAGGCGCTGGATGCGGCTAGCGCGGAGTTTGGTTTTGAGCTTAGCTATAACTTTTATCTAATGGGCGGTGCGGCGATCGACGTGTTTGGCGAGCCTTTGCCTAGCGAGACGCTAAACGGCGCGCTAAACTCTGACGCTGTGCTTTTTGGCGCCATAGGCGGGCCTAAATGGGACGGCTTGCCGCGTCATCTGCGCCCTGAAAGCGGGCTTTTGAAGCTACGAAAGGAGCTTGGCGCGTATGCAAATTTGCGCCCCGCGATGATATTTGACGAGCTGGTGGACGCTAGCACGCTAAAGCCGTCAGTCCTTCAGGGCGTCGATTTTATCGTGGTTCGCGAGCTAACGGGCGGGATATACTTCGGTCAGCCGCGCGAGAAAAAAGAAAACAGTGCCTACAACACGATGACCTACACGAGCGAGGAGATCGAGCGCATCGCGAAGGTCGGATTTGAAACCGCGATGAAGCGCAAAAAACGCGTCTGCATGGTCGATAAGGCAAACGTGCTAGAGACTAGCCAGCTCTGGCGCGAGGTTACGAGCGAGGTCGCAAAGAGCTATCCGGAGGTAAATTTGGAGTTTATGTACGTCGATAACGCGGCGATGCAGCTCGTGCGTGCGCCTAGTAAATTCGACGTGATTTTGACGGAAAACCTCTTCGGCGATATCCTAAGCGACGAGGCTAGCATGGTGTGCGGCTCGATAGGGCTCCTGCCAAGTGCCAGCATCGGGGGCAAGGTAGGCATCTACGAGCCTATCCACGGCAGCGCGCCCGATATCGCTGGGCAGAGCATCGCAAACCCGGTCGCTACTATACTAAGCGCTGCAATGATGCTTAGGTATTCATTTGGCGAAAACGAGGCTGCAAAAGCGATCGAAAACGCCGTAAAAGCCGCACTCGCACAAGGATACAGGACGAAGGATATAGCGGAGTTCGGCGCTAAAGAAATTTGCTCTACGAGCGAGATGGGCGGCATCATCGCCTCGCTGATAAAAAAATGA
- a CDS encoding 3-isopropylmalate dehydratase small subunit translates to MKQAKVWKFGDNIDTDIIIAARYLNTSDEKILATHIMEDADPEFSKKISVGDVIVAGENFGCGSSREHAPLALKAAGIGAVIAKSFARIFYRNSFNTGLLILEIKETDEINAGDELKIDVDNGAVVNLTSGKEYKFSPIPPFMQELLKSGGLIEYAKTRI, encoded by the coding sequence ATGAAACAAGCAAAAGTCTGGAAATTCGGCGACAATATCGACACCGACATCATCATAGCCGCGCGCTATCTCAACACCTCGGACGAAAAAATCTTAGCCACTCACATCATGGAGGATGCCGATCCTGAATTTAGCAAAAAAATCTCCGTCGGCGACGTCATCGTAGCTGGCGAAAATTTCGGCTGCGGCAGCTCGCGCGAGCACGCTCCTTTGGCGCTTAAAGCCGCGGGTATCGGCGCGGTGATAGCTAAGAGCTTTGCTAGGATTTTTTATAGAAACAGCTTTAACACGGGACTTTTGATACTGGAAATCAAAGAAACCGACGAGATAAACGCGGGCGACGAGCTAAAAATCGACGTGGATAACGGCGCGGTCGTAAATTTAACGAGCGGCAAAGAGTATAAATTTAGCCCGATACCGCCGTTTATGCAAGAGCTTTTAAAAAGCGGCGGCCTCATAGAATACGCAAAAACAAGGATATAA
- a CDS encoding nitroreductase family protein, whose translation MQLLEAMKKRRSVREFNAEVPSKEEIQAILEAAYLAPALFTTKDAHISVITDKDLLRELDAAAVKKFGKMLENMGMKTKTTLYGAPVLVLVSGKLATELPKECEGAKLENLHRGIYWAMGSVMQNMQLRATSLELASCPINTVVVTLFDEPVLAARAGIPEGYSPLCSLAIGKSDAKCEERKPSCDHYGVSYIA comes from the coding sequence ATGCAACTACTCGAAGCTATGAAAAAGCGTCGAAGCGTGCGCGAATTTAATGCCGAAGTCCCGTCAAAAGAGGAGATCCAGGCGATTTTGGAGGCAGCGTATCTGGCGCCCGCTCTTTTTACCACGAAGGACGCTCACATAAGCGTTATCACGGACAAAGATCTTTTGCGCGAGCTTGATGCGGCGGCCGTTAAGAAATTCGGCAAAATGCTTGAAAACATGGGGATGAAAACCAAAACTACGCTTTACGGCGCGCCCGTTCTTGTCTTGGTTTCGGGTAAACTCGCGACGGAACTGCCGAAGGAATGCGAAGGCGCCAAGCTTGAAAACCTACACCGCGGGATTTACTGGGCGATGGGTTCTGTGATGCAAAATATGCAGCTTCGCGCAACCTCGCTTGAGCTTGCCTCGTGCCCGATAAATACAGTCGTTGTTACACTTTTTGACGAGCCTGTTCTCGCAGCTCGTGCTGGCATCCCCGAGGGATACTCGCCGCTTTGCTCGCTTGCGATCGGTAAAAGCGACGCTAAATGCGAGGAGCGTAAGCCTAGCTGTGATCATTACGGGGTTAGCTACATAGCTTAA
- a CDS encoding glutathione peroxidase — translation MQIYDINVTTGRGEQKSMGEYRGKVLLIANTASKCGFTNQYEELEALNQEFKDKGLCVLGFPSDNFAHQEPDDDETIEQNCKLNFGVTFELFKKGDVRGESAIELFKFLTSKQGFKGFDAAHPLSAKLEESLKSNFPEILEGDGVKWNFTKFVVDRNGEVVARFEPTASFEQIKACVKKLLG, via the coding sequence ATGCAAATCTACGACATTAACGTAACTACAGGCAGAGGCGAGCAAAAATCTATGGGCGAGTACCGCGGCAAGGTGTTGCTCATCGCAAATACGGCCAGTAAATGCGGCTTTACGAACCAATACGAGGAGCTTGAGGCACTAAATCAGGAGTTTAAAGACAAGGGGCTTTGCGTGTTGGGCTTTCCTAGCGATAATTTCGCTCATCAAGAACCCGATGACGACGAGACGATAGAGCAAAATTGCAAGCTAAATTTTGGCGTAACGTTTGAGCTATTTAAAAAAGGCGACGTGCGCGGCGAGAGTGCGATAGAGCTGTTTAAATTTCTAACTTCAAAACAGGGATTTAAAGGCTTTGATGCCGCCCATCCGTTAAGCGCAAAACTTGAAGAATCGCTAAAAAGCAACTTTCCCGAAATTTTAGAAGGCGACGGCGTGAAATGGAATTTTACGAAATTCGTAGTGGATAGAAACGGCGAAGTCGTAGCGAGATTTGAGCCGACGGCTAGCTTTGAACAGATAAAAGCGTGCGTGAAAAAGCTACTAGGTTAA